The Helicoverpa armigera isolate CAAS_96S chromosome 7, ASM3070526v1, whole genome shotgun sequence genomic sequence AACACTACAATTAAAAAACGATCTTTTCGAATCagttttcagtagttttcaacaaattattttattgtttccagCAATCGAGCTACTTGGCCAGGATAAACGAGTACTAACCACAGCCTTCCTAGGCATCATGCTTGTACTAGGAGGACTGAGCTTTGCTCTCCTGGCGAAGGCCTTCCAATACTGGCGCACCTTCATCATCGTAGTGTATCCGCCTTCTCTGCTGTTCTTGTTGTACATATACTTGCTGCCAGAGAGTATCAGGTGGTTATTGTCGAAAGGGAGAAAGGAAGAAGCCGTAGAGATTATATTGAAAGCTgcaaaaatgaataaagtgACACTGTCAGACGAGACGATGAAACAGTTAACAGAAGAGAAGGTTAAACCGGTGGAGGAGAAGAAAGACGAGAAGGCGGAAGAAGGGCTATGGATGCAGGTGTTCCACTCGCCCATCATCATGACGCGGCTGGCCATCTGCTCGTGGTGGTGGATCACGTGCACGTTCGTGTTCTACGGGCTGGCCATCAACTCGGTGTCGCTGGCGGGAGACAAGTACACCAACTACATGCTGGTGGTGAGCGTGGAGGTGATCGCCGTGGTCACCAACGCGCTGGTGCTGGACCGCATCGGCCGCAAGCGCACACTGCTGTGCGCCTACACCGTGTGCGGGCTCGCCTGCGTCGCCATACCCTTCGTGCCTAAAAGTGAGTATTGTGTACGGATACAAGACTTCCTAGAGACATTCTAGATAATTTTACATACTTACGATCAATTCGATCGTACTGGGGCgaacttttacaaaaaagctAATTAAATGCCCTTTTAATACTCGGGCTCAGATATAAACTCAACAGTAAAGTTTATCATTCCAACACATGTATTTATTTCCAGATCTGTCGTGGCTGGCGACGCTGCTGTACCTGGTGGGCAAGGTGGCCATCACGCAGGCGTTCAGCGGCATCTACATGTACACGTCGGAGCTGTTCCCCACGCACGCGCGCCACAGCCTGCTCGGCTTCTGCTCCATGGTCGGCAGGATCGGCTCCATCGTCGCGCCTCAGATGCCTCTGCTGGTTAGTCAATAcacatcatttcccgagccatttcccaactatgttggggtcggcttccagtccgaGCGAATGCAGCTCAgcgccagtgttttacaaggaacgactgccttatctgacctcctcaaaccagatacccgggcaacccaataccccttggttagtcAATACACATAATTATCCAACTGCAATGCACCCCGATAGCATCGACCATGACTTTCCTCGTTTACTTTGTTTTACTATCTTCTGAAGCATCAAACCTACTTGGATAAACATCCATAGCAAGATATTTTCAAACAACATCTGTAAGTTGTAATAAAACCAATGCA encodes the following:
- the LOC110377882 gene encoding organic cation transporter protein isoform X2, whose product is MGSLDADGVVRQLGQAGRFHCRVYALLALVAVQVGLLHTTYIFLAGRVPYRCVVPECESANSTEYSPAWLEGALPPGGVEARCSRRAPRDPQLPCQHGTSFGEELLPCDRWLYQSNNTIVTEFNLACQEWKRTLVGTVHNIGMLVSLPILGYISDRWGRKRALILSCTLVGAIGSLKAFSISYEMYITIEFLETIAGASAFPAAYIMTIELLGQDKRVLTTAFLGIMLVLGGLSFALLAKAFQYWRTFIIVVYPPSLLFLLYIYLLPESIRWLLSKGRKEEAVEIILKAAKMNKVTLSDETMKQLTEEKVKPVEEKKDEKAEEGLWMQVFHSPIIMTRLAICSWWWITCTFVFYGLAINSVSLAGDKYTNYMLVVSVEVIAVVTNALVLDRIGRKRTLLCAYTVCGLACVAIPFVPKNLSWLATLLYLVGKVAITQAFSGIYMYTSELFPTHARHSLLGFCSMVGRIGSIVAPQMPLLAIYVEWLPSVLFGSTALVAGALMLTTPETLNTRLPDTIREAEQISRQDPAPVTEVQMTTRP